The Pleuronectes platessa chromosome 11, fPlePla1.1, whole genome shotgun sequence genome includes a window with the following:
- the rock2a gene encoding rho-associated protein kinase 2 isoform X1, with protein sequence MSLGAERRMETRLKKLEGMIRDPRCSVNLESLLDSMNALVLDLDYPALRKNKNIETFLNRYEKEIGQIRDLQMKSEDFDRVKVIGRGAFGEVHLVRHKASQKVYAMKLLSKFEMIKRSDSAFFWEERDIMAFANSPWVVQLCCAFQDEHYLYMVMEYMPGGDLVNLTSTYDVPEKWAKFYTAEVVMALDAIHSMGFIHRDVKPDNMLLDGHGHLKLADFGTCMKMDATGMVHCDTAVGTPDYISPEVLKSQGGDGYYGRECDWWSVGVFIFEMLVGDTPFYADSLVGTYSKIMDHKNSLNFPDDVEISKDAKNIICAFLTDREVRLGRNGVEEIKRHPFFKNDQWTFDTIRDTVAPVVPELSSDIDTSNFDEIEDDKGDVETFPTPKAFVGNQLPFVGFTYFKEDQLLNAPNNSSVAHETSKGESVALQKKLRHLEVQLNNEKQVKDELEHKFRVATSRLDKISKEHEDEVSGRKNLESSLRQLEREKALLQHKSLESHRKAESEADRKRCLENEVNSLRDQLDDMKRRNQNSHISNEKNIHLQKQLEEANTLLRAESEAATRLRKAQTENSKQLQQLEANVRELQDKGCVLERSKLSLEKECISLQAALETERREHSQGSETISDLMGRISGLEDEARQQRQNLSKAESEKRQLQEKLTDLEKEKSNKEIDLTYKLKVLQQELEQEGTSHKATRAMLADKSKIKVTIEGAKSESMKEMEQKLAEERSAKLRLENRILELEKHSSMMDCDYKQALQKLDELRRHKDRLTEEVKNLTLKIEQEIQKRTLTQNDLKSQNQQLNALKTSEKQLKQETNHLLDIKRSLEKQNQELRKERQDTDGQMKELQDQLEAEQYFSTLYKTQVRELKEDCEERNKLHKDVQQSVQEFQEERDSLAAQLEITLTKADSEQLARSIAEEQYSDLEKEKIMKELELKEMMARHRQELSEKDITISSLEEANRTLTSDVANLANEKEEMNNKLKEAIEESDKSKDWEQLICQSKIMFEKQLQSERTLKTQAVNKLAEIMNRKEVRGGGSRRGNDTDMRRKEKENRKLQLELRSEKEKLNSTIIKYQREINEVQAQLADESQMRVELQMALDSKDSDIEQLRNLLQTLSVQSMDSASVSSGPEFETDDAYAESRLEGWLSLPVRNNTKKFGWVKKYVVVSSKKILFYNSEQDREQSIPYMVLDIDKLFHVRPVTQTDVYRADAKEIPRIFQILYANEGECKKEPEFPVEPLPIGEKSSYICHKGHEFIPTLYHFPTNCEACTKPLWNMFKPPPALECRRCHIKCHKDHMDKKEEIIAPCKVNYDVSTAKNLLLLAVTQEEQQKWVSRLVKKIPKKPPPPEHFARSSPRASMKVQPSQSMRRPSRQLPTSKSS encoded by the exons ATGTCGCTGGGCGCCGAGAGGAGGATGGAAACCCGGCTGAAGAAGCTGGAGGGCATGATCCGAGACCCCCGGTGCTCCGTCAACCTGGAAAGTTTGCTG GACTCCATGAACGCCCTGGTCTTAGACCTGGACTATCCAGCACTACGCAAGAACAAAAACATCGAAACCTTCTTAAACAGAT ATGAGAAAGAAATAGGACAAATTCGAGACCTCCAGATGAAGTCTGAAGACTTTGACAGAGTTAAAGTCATCGGTCGAGGGGCGTTTGGTGAAGTCCACCTG GTCAGACATAAAGCCTCTCAGAAGGTTTATGCCATGAAGCTGCTGAGCAAGTTTGAGATGATCAAGCGCTCAGACTCCGCCTTTTTTTGGGAGGAAAGGGACATAATGGCGTTTGCCAACAGTCCATGGGTTGTGCAG TTGTGCTGTGCCTTCCAAGATGAGCACTACCTCTACATGGTGATGGAGTACATGCCAGGGGGGGACTTGGTCAACCTCACCAGCACCTACGACGTGCCAGAGAAATGGGCCAAGTTCTACACAGCGGAGGTGGTGATGGCCCTGGATGCCATTCACTCAATGGGCTTCATCCACCGTGACGTCAAGCCGGACAACATGCTGCTAGATGGACACGGACACCTCAAGCTGGCCGACTTTGGGACGTGCATGAAGATGGACGCG ACCGGCATGGTGCACTGTGACACGGCAGTCGGGACTCCAGACTACATCTCTCCTGAGGTGCTCAAGTCCCAGGGCGGAGATGGTTATTATGGGAGAGAATGTGACTGGTGGTCTGTCGGGGTCTTCATCTTCGAGATGCTGGTTG GTGACACACCATTCTACGCTGACTCGCTGGTGGGAACATACAGTAAGATAATGGACCATAAGAACTCTTTAAACTTCCCTGATGATGTGGAGATCTCCAAAGACGCCAAGAACATCATCTGCGCCTTCTTGACTGACAG GGAGGTGCGATTGGGCAGGAACGGCGTGGAGGAAATCAAGCGTCACCCTTTCTTTAAGAACGACCAGTGGACCTTTGACACCATCAGAGACA cggTTGCTCCCGTGGTCCCAGAGCTGAGCAGCGACATAGACACCAGCAACTTTGATGAGATTGAGGATGACAAAGGCGATGTAGAAACTTTTCCCACACCTAAAGCCTTTGTTGGAAATCAGTTACCCTTTGTTGGCTTTACCTACTTCAAAGAAGATCA ATTACTAAATGCCCCCAACAATTCCTCAGTGGCCCACGAGACTTCGAAAGGAGAG tcGGTAGCATTGCAGAAGAAACTTCGCCACCTCGAGGTTCAGCTGAATAACGAGAAGCAGGTCAAAGACGAACTGGAGCACAAATTCAG AGTTGCCACCAGTCGTCTGGACAAAATCTCTAAAGAACATGAGGACGAG GTGAGCGGGAGAAAGAACCTGGAATCGAGTCTGAggcagctggagagagaaaaggccCTGCTGCAGCACAAGAGCCTGGAGAGTCACCGAAAGGCCGAGAGCGAGGCGGACAGGAAGCGCTGCCTGGAGAATGAAG TCAACAGCTTACGAGATCAGCTGGACgacatgaagagaagaaaccagAATTCCCACATTTCCAATGAGAAGAACATTCACCTACAGAAACAG CTGGAAGAGGCCAACACGCTGCTGCGGGCCGAGTCCGAGGCGGCGACAAGGCTCCGTAAAGCCCAGACGGAGAACagcaagcagctgcagcagctggaggccaACGTACGCGAGCTGCAGGACAAAGGCTGCGTGCTGGAGCGCAGCAAGCTAAGTCTGGAGAAGGAATGCATCAGCCTGCAGGCGGCtctggagacggagaggagggaGCACAGCCAGGGCTCAGAGACCATCAGTGACCTCATGG GACGAATCTCTGGTCTGGAGGATGAGGCTCGTCAGCAGAGACAGAATCTGTCCAAAGCTGAGTCTGAGAAGAGGCAACTTCAGGAGAAACTCACTGATCTGGagaag GAGAAGAGCAACAAAGAGATTGATTTGACCTACAAGCTGAAGGtgctgcagcaggagctggagcaggaggggACGTCTCATAAGGCCACCAGGGCAATGCTGGCCGACAAGAGCAAGATCAAAGTTACCATCGAAGGAGCCAAGTCAGAGTCCATGAAGG AGATGGAGCAGAAGCTGGCGGAGGAGCGATCAGCCAAACTGCGTCTGGAGAACAGAATCCTGGAGCTagagaaacacagcagcatgATGGACTGTGACTATAAACAGGCTTTACAGAAACTAGATGAGCTGCGAAGACATAAGGACCGCCTCACTGAGGAG GTAAAGAATTTGACCCTGAAGATCGAACAGGAGATCCAGAAGAGAACCCTGACTCAGAACGACTTGAAGTCTCAGAACCAGCAGCTCAATGCTTTGAAAACCTCAGAGAAACAGCTCAAACAGGAAACCAACCACCTGCTGGACATTAAACGCAGCTTGGAGAAACAGAACCAGGAGCTGCGCAA AGAACGACAGGACACAGACGGGCAAATGAAGGAGTTGCAGGACCAGTTAGAAGCCGAACAGTATTTTTCT ACATTGTATAAGACCCAGGTGCGTGAACTGAAGGAAGATTGtgaagagaggaacaaactcCACAAAGATGTCCAGCAGTCTGTGCAGGAGTTCCAAGAGGAGAG GGACTCTTTGGCAGCTCAGCTTGAGATCACTCTGACAAAAGCGGACTCAGAGCAACTGGCGCGCTCCATCGCCGAGGAGCAGTACTCCGacctggagaaggagaaaataaTGAAGGAGCTGGAACTGAAGGAAATGATGGCCCGGCATCGTCAAGAGCTCAGCGAGAAGGACATCACCATCAGTTCG ttggAGGAGGCCAATCGCACCCTGACCAGTGACGTCGCCAACCTCGCTAACGAGAAGGAGGAGATGAACAACAAACTGAAGGAGGCAATAGAAG AGTCCGATAAGTCAAAGGACTGGGAGCAGCTGATCTGCCAGAGTAAGATAATGTTtgagaagcagctgcagtctgaGAGGACGCTGAAAACTCAG GCCGTCAACAAGCTGGCAGAGATCATGAATAGGAAGGAGGTCCGTGGTGGAGGCAGTCGCCGTGGTAATGACACAGACATGCGGcgaaaggagaaggagaacaggaagctgcagctggagctgaggtcggagaaggagaagctcaACAGCACCATCATCAAATACCAGAGAGAGATCAATGAGGTGCAAGCG CAACTGGCCGATGAGAGCCAGATGCGTGTCGAGCTGCAGATGGCCCTGGACAGTAAGGACAGCGATATCGAGCAGCTGCGGAACCTCCTGCAGACACTCAGCGTTCAATCAATGGACTCCGCCAGTGTCAGCAGTGGACCAGAGTTTGAAACTGATGATGCATATGCAG AATCGAGACTTGAAGGTtggctctctctccctgtgagAAACAACACCAAGAAGTTCGGATGGGTGAAAAAG TACGTTGTCGTGAGCAGCAAGAAGATTCTCTTCTACAACAGCGAGCAGGACCGAGAGCAGTCCATCCCCTACATGGTGCTGGATATAGA CAAACTCTTCCATGTGAGGCCTGTCACTCAAACCGATGTGTACCGTGCTGACGCCAAAGAGATCCCCAGGATATTCCAG ATTCTTTATGCCAATGAAGGGGAGTGCAAAAAGGAGCCTGAGTTTCCTGTGGAGCCGCTGCCCATCGGAGAGAAGTCCAGCTACATCTGCCACAAGGGCCACGAGTTCATCCCCACGCTCTACCACTTCCCCACCAACTGCGAGGCGTGCACCAAGCCGCTGTGGAACATGTTCAAGCCGCCTCCTGCTCTGGAGTGCCGGCGCTGCCACATCAAGTGCCACAAAGACCACATGGACAAGAAGGAGGAGATCATTGCTCCATGCAAAG TTAACTACGATGTGTCAACGGccaaaaacctgctgctgctcgccgtgacccaggaggagcagcagaagtGGGTGAGCCGGCTGGTCAAGAAGATTCCCAAGAAGCCTCCGCCGCCAGAGCACTTTGCACGCTCCTCGCCACGCGCCTCCATGAAGGTGCAGCCCAGCCAGTCCATGAGGAGGCCCAGTCGACAGCTCCCCACCAGCAAGAGCAG
- the rock2a gene encoding rho-associated protein kinase 2 isoform X2 → MSLGAERRMETRLKKLEGMIRDPRCSVNLESLLDSMNALVLDLDYPALRKNKNIETFLNRYEKEIGQIRDLQMKSEDFDRVKVIGRGAFGEVHLVRHKASQKVYAMKLLSKFEMIKRSDSAFFWEERDIMAFANSPWVVQLCCAFQDEHYLYMVMEYMPGGDLVNLTSTYDVPEKWAKFYTAEVVMALDAIHSMGFIHRDVKPDNMLLDGHGHLKLADFGTCMKMDATGMVHCDTAVGTPDYISPEVLKSQGGDGYYGRECDWWSVGVFIFEMLVGDTPFYADSLVGTYSKIMDHKNSLNFPDDVEISKDAKNIICAFLTDREVRLGRNGVEEIKRHPFFKNDQWTFDTIRDTVAPVVPELSSDIDTSNFDEIEDDKGDVETFPTPKAFVGNQLPFVGFTYFKEDQLLNAPNNSSVAHETSKGESVALQKKLRHLEVQLNNEKQVKDELEHKFRVATSRLDKISKEHEDEVSGRKNLESSLRQLEREKALLQHKSLESHRKAESEADRKRCLENEVNSLRDQLDDMKRRNQNSHISNEKNIHLQKQLEEANTLLRAESEAATRLRKAQTENSKQLQQLEANVRELQDKGCVLERSKLSLEKECISLQAALETERREHSQGSETISDLMGRISGLEDEARQQRQNLSKAESEKRQLQEKLTDLEKEKSNKEIDLTYKLKVLQQELEQEGTSHKATRAMLADKSKIKVTIEGAKSESMKEMEQKLAEERSAKLRLENRILELEKHSSMMDCDYKQALQKLDELRRHKDRLTEEVKNLTLKIEQEIQKRTLTQNDLKSQNQQLNALKTSEKQLKQETNHLLDIKRSLEKQNQELRKERQDTDGQMKELQDQLEAEQYFSTLYKTQVRELKEDCEERNKLHKDVQQSVQEFQEERDSLAAQLEITLTKADSEQLARSIAEEQYSDLEKEKIMKELELKEMMARHRQELSEKDITISSLEEANRTLTSDVANLANEKEEMNNKLKEAIEESDKSKDWEQLICQSKIMFEKQLQSERTLKTQAVNKLAEIMNRKEVRGGGSRRGNDTDMRRKEKENRKLQLELRSEKEKLNSTIIKYQREINEVQAQLADESQMRVELQMALDSKDSDIEQLRNLLQTLSVQSMDSASVSSGPEFETDDAYAESRLEGWLSLPVRNNTKKFGWVKKYVVVSSKKILFYNSEQDREQSIPYMVLDIDKLFHVRPVTQTDVYRADAKEIPRIFQILYANEGECKKEPEFPVEPLPIGEKSSYICHKGHEFIPTLYHFPTNCEACTKPLWNMFKPPPALECRRCHIKCHKDHMDKKEEIIAPCKVNYDVSTAKNLLLLAVTQEEQQKWVSRLVKKIPKKPPPPEHFARSSPRASMKVQPSQSMRRPSRQLPTSKSSPRRSNGFKTSRGDSNTGHWYK, encoded by the exons ATGTCGCTGGGCGCCGAGAGGAGGATGGAAACCCGGCTGAAGAAGCTGGAGGGCATGATCCGAGACCCCCGGTGCTCCGTCAACCTGGAAAGTTTGCTG GACTCCATGAACGCCCTGGTCTTAGACCTGGACTATCCAGCACTACGCAAGAACAAAAACATCGAAACCTTCTTAAACAGAT ATGAGAAAGAAATAGGACAAATTCGAGACCTCCAGATGAAGTCTGAAGACTTTGACAGAGTTAAAGTCATCGGTCGAGGGGCGTTTGGTGAAGTCCACCTG GTCAGACATAAAGCCTCTCAGAAGGTTTATGCCATGAAGCTGCTGAGCAAGTTTGAGATGATCAAGCGCTCAGACTCCGCCTTTTTTTGGGAGGAAAGGGACATAATGGCGTTTGCCAACAGTCCATGGGTTGTGCAG TTGTGCTGTGCCTTCCAAGATGAGCACTACCTCTACATGGTGATGGAGTACATGCCAGGGGGGGACTTGGTCAACCTCACCAGCACCTACGACGTGCCAGAGAAATGGGCCAAGTTCTACACAGCGGAGGTGGTGATGGCCCTGGATGCCATTCACTCAATGGGCTTCATCCACCGTGACGTCAAGCCGGACAACATGCTGCTAGATGGACACGGACACCTCAAGCTGGCCGACTTTGGGACGTGCATGAAGATGGACGCG ACCGGCATGGTGCACTGTGACACGGCAGTCGGGACTCCAGACTACATCTCTCCTGAGGTGCTCAAGTCCCAGGGCGGAGATGGTTATTATGGGAGAGAATGTGACTGGTGGTCTGTCGGGGTCTTCATCTTCGAGATGCTGGTTG GTGACACACCATTCTACGCTGACTCGCTGGTGGGAACATACAGTAAGATAATGGACCATAAGAACTCTTTAAACTTCCCTGATGATGTGGAGATCTCCAAAGACGCCAAGAACATCATCTGCGCCTTCTTGACTGACAG GGAGGTGCGATTGGGCAGGAACGGCGTGGAGGAAATCAAGCGTCACCCTTTCTTTAAGAACGACCAGTGGACCTTTGACACCATCAGAGACA cggTTGCTCCCGTGGTCCCAGAGCTGAGCAGCGACATAGACACCAGCAACTTTGATGAGATTGAGGATGACAAAGGCGATGTAGAAACTTTTCCCACACCTAAAGCCTTTGTTGGAAATCAGTTACCCTTTGTTGGCTTTACCTACTTCAAAGAAGATCA ATTACTAAATGCCCCCAACAATTCCTCAGTGGCCCACGAGACTTCGAAAGGAGAG tcGGTAGCATTGCAGAAGAAACTTCGCCACCTCGAGGTTCAGCTGAATAACGAGAAGCAGGTCAAAGACGAACTGGAGCACAAATTCAG AGTTGCCACCAGTCGTCTGGACAAAATCTCTAAAGAACATGAGGACGAG GTGAGCGGGAGAAAGAACCTGGAATCGAGTCTGAggcagctggagagagaaaaggccCTGCTGCAGCACAAGAGCCTGGAGAGTCACCGAAAGGCCGAGAGCGAGGCGGACAGGAAGCGCTGCCTGGAGAATGAAG TCAACAGCTTACGAGATCAGCTGGACgacatgaagagaagaaaccagAATTCCCACATTTCCAATGAGAAGAACATTCACCTACAGAAACAG CTGGAAGAGGCCAACACGCTGCTGCGGGCCGAGTCCGAGGCGGCGACAAGGCTCCGTAAAGCCCAGACGGAGAACagcaagcagctgcagcagctggaggccaACGTACGCGAGCTGCAGGACAAAGGCTGCGTGCTGGAGCGCAGCAAGCTAAGTCTGGAGAAGGAATGCATCAGCCTGCAGGCGGCtctggagacggagaggagggaGCACAGCCAGGGCTCAGAGACCATCAGTGACCTCATGG GACGAATCTCTGGTCTGGAGGATGAGGCTCGTCAGCAGAGACAGAATCTGTCCAAAGCTGAGTCTGAGAAGAGGCAACTTCAGGAGAAACTCACTGATCTGGagaag GAGAAGAGCAACAAAGAGATTGATTTGACCTACAAGCTGAAGGtgctgcagcaggagctggagcaggaggggACGTCTCATAAGGCCACCAGGGCAATGCTGGCCGACAAGAGCAAGATCAAAGTTACCATCGAAGGAGCCAAGTCAGAGTCCATGAAGG AGATGGAGCAGAAGCTGGCGGAGGAGCGATCAGCCAAACTGCGTCTGGAGAACAGAATCCTGGAGCTagagaaacacagcagcatgATGGACTGTGACTATAAACAGGCTTTACAGAAACTAGATGAGCTGCGAAGACATAAGGACCGCCTCACTGAGGAG GTAAAGAATTTGACCCTGAAGATCGAACAGGAGATCCAGAAGAGAACCCTGACTCAGAACGACTTGAAGTCTCAGAACCAGCAGCTCAATGCTTTGAAAACCTCAGAGAAACAGCTCAAACAGGAAACCAACCACCTGCTGGACATTAAACGCAGCTTGGAGAAACAGAACCAGGAGCTGCGCAA AGAACGACAGGACACAGACGGGCAAATGAAGGAGTTGCAGGACCAGTTAGAAGCCGAACAGTATTTTTCT ACATTGTATAAGACCCAGGTGCGTGAACTGAAGGAAGATTGtgaagagaggaacaaactcCACAAAGATGTCCAGCAGTCTGTGCAGGAGTTCCAAGAGGAGAG GGACTCTTTGGCAGCTCAGCTTGAGATCACTCTGACAAAAGCGGACTCAGAGCAACTGGCGCGCTCCATCGCCGAGGAGCAGTACTCCGacctggagaaggagaaaataaTGAAGGAGCTGGAACTGAAGGAAATGATGGCCCGGCATCGTCAAGAGCTCAGCGAGAAGGACATCACCATCAGTTCG ttggAGGAGGCCAATCGCACCCTGACCAGTGACGTCGCCAACCTCGCTAACGAGAAGGAGGAGATGAACAACAAACTGAAGGAGGCAATAGAAG AGTCCGATAAGTCAAAGGACTGGGAGCAGCTGATCTGCCAGAGTAAGATAATGTTtgagaagcagctgcagtctgaGAGGACGCTGAAAACTCAG GCCGTCAACAAGCTGGCAGAGATCATGAATAGGAAGGAGGTCCGTGGTGGAGGCAGTCGCCGTGGTAATGACACAGACATGCGGcgaaaggagaaggagaacaggaagctgcagctggagctgaggtcggagaaggagaagctcaACAGCACCATCATCAAATACCAGAGAGAGATCAATGAGGTGCAAGCG CAACTGGCCGATGAGAGCCAGATGCGTGTCGAGCTGCAGATGGCCCTGGACAGTAAGGACAGCGATATCGAGCAGCTGCGGAACCTCCTGCAGACACTCAGCGTTCAATCAATGGACTCCGCCAGTGTCAGCAGTGGACCAGAGTTTGAAACTGATGATGCATATGCAG AATCGAGACTTGAAGGTtggctctctctccctgtgagAAACAACACCAAGAAGTTCGGATGGGTGAAAAAG TACGTTGTCGTGAGCAGCAAGAAGATTCTCTTCTACAACAGCGAGCAGGACCGAGAGCAGTCCATCCCCTACATGGTGCTGGATATAGA CAAACTCTTCCATGTGAGGCCTGTCACTCAAACCGATGTGTACCGTGCTGACGCCAAAGAGATCCCCAGGATATTCCAG ATTCTTTATGCCAATGAAGGGGAGTGCAAAAAGGAGCCTGAGTTTCCTGTGGAGCCGCTGCCCATCGGAGAGAAGTCCAGCTACATCTGCCACAAGGGCCACGAGTTCATCCCCACGCTCTACCACTTCCCCACCAACTGCGAGGCGTGCACCAAGCCGCTGTGGAACATGTTCAAGCCGCCTCCTGCTCTGGAGTGCCGGCGCTGCCACATCAAGTGCCACAAAGACCACATGGACAAGAAGGAGGAGATCATTGCTCCATGCAAAG TTAACTACGATGTGTCAACGGccaaaaacctgctgctgctcgccgtgacccaggaggagcagcagaagtGGGTGAGCCGGCTGGTCAAGAAGATTCCCAAGAAGCCTCCGCCGCCAGAGCACTTTGCACGCTCCTCGCCACGCGCCTCCATGAAGGTGCAGCCCAGCCAGTCCATGAGGAGGCCCAGTCGACAGCTCCCCACCAGCAAGAGCAG